The sequence aaattatccaaacatgactttgatacCCAAAAATATATTACCTGATTTACCTTTTCTTTTGCATGAACTGTGATTACATTATGTAATATCTTTAAATTTCCAAATTATTCATGTTAACTGgttttatttgatcaaatttaaCCATCATATTGGCAGCCTGGAGGCAGCTGGGATTCTTCGGGAAATAGCAAACTACCTTGATGCACACGTGCCAAGTAGTGAACTGATTGCCAGTAGTATTGGACTCATATCTGCACTAATAGACAATGTTCCATTGGTTGCTGATGGGAATGTACGATGTTACTTCTTTCCCTCAGGATTCTGAGTTCTGGCAGTTGATTGCATTTTGTGCTGGTACTGGTGGATCCATGTTAATTATTGGCTCAGCTGCTGGAGTTGCGTTCATGGAGGATGGAAAAGGTGGACTTCTTTTGGTACTTACGAAAGGTATTTCCTACACGACACATAAGACTAATTGTGTTGATAAAATGTTTGTGCGTACAAGTAATTTATCTCCATTTTTGCAGATTAGTGGCTTTGCTTTTGCAGGTTATGCTGCTGGTATTGTTCCATATTTAGCGCTTCATAACCTCAACATCTCTCTACCAACTCTAGCGGAGGTTCCTTTCCTTTCTGGTTCATAAATCAGAATTCAGACATCAAAAGCagcatattttcaaaattatgtgTACAAGTCAACTCGTGGTGTAAGTCTTAGTTGTAAGTATAGAgtcagagtttttttttttttttcagagacTCTAATTATTGATGCCCAATAAttcacaataatataaaatatctaaGAGGTTTGGCGCGTTCGAAAGTGacgggaaagaaagaaaaggaaaagagggcAGAATGGGTGAAGACGGAGAAGCTCAATAAATGATAACTGCTCTCAAAGATTTTCATCACTGCTAAATGGTAATTTAGTTGGCTGGCCGAAACCATTTCTAGTTCCTACGGAGCACATTGCTGTTCCATGAAACTTCTGCAACCAATCTCCTTCGAAAATTGCAACAAAAATACATTCAACGGAAACTCATCCCATTTCAAAGGTTGCGAGACCTAACATAATTGAGTGTATTTGAAGTGATTATGGGACGTTTTGTAAGATGCAATAGATACTACAACAGTTTTCACCCATGAGAATGCACAATAACAGAACGAAAGGACAACAGAAGAAATTTTTTAGAGGTTCATAAAACGAGGATTctgaagtttttaaaataaataatttttgtatgaatgtaataaaaatgtactgataatgtaaaagttttttttcacaTTGTTATGTAAATTATGTTTACATTATACtctttacatattttaaatgaaaataaaaaaaataaaaagaaaaaaaatttagaagttaaaaaaaaaaaataacatgagaGTAGTAGGTACTAGGTAATTATTATGAGAAAAGTagtaaaaatttagaaattaatgaAAGATAAAACGGTCCAGTGAAATGTGTTTatcaaataaaagtatttttttattagcatagataaatttaaaaaataaaaaattatcaaatcaaaactaaccaaaatgcaaaaaaaataatttggtttAGTTTGAGATTGATGTTACTTTTAAACTAACTCAAATCAAATTGTacgttaatttatatatttgatttaaatgtattttgttttaaaaatcaaatcaaattatccTAGGAACCTCTTACTTTTAAGAGACCTTTAAATACTATGAGAAAATACACTAATAACATATTATAGATATCTATGACCCTCTTACTTCTAAGAGACGCTCTAAATACTACGGGAGAagatactaataatatattatagctATCATTAGAGGTTTACCCCTACCCAAAGAATTACTGCACAACCTAAATTGCAAGCAATTTTATTCTATGGTACTCAGCCAATCTGTTTACGCTAAGAGATTTCTTTGAGAACGGTTATacattaaatgaaattttagtgGCATAAGAATATCTTAGTTGTATGTTTTTTCAGATGGGttttataattatctttttgtggttccTGTAATatttttggtgtttttggtgTTTTTTATGGTGTCACGTTACTGATAagaaattcatataaaattttactccAATGTAAGGAATCGTacgaaatttcaaaaaattcatacatttaaattttttattataacttaattattattcaaataaaatatttaattcattttttcagtttttatgtatacaaataataaatatgaataattaaagaaaatattaaatataaattaaaaataaaaaaattacataacattAAAAGGATGTGTTGACATTTTTGTCCTTCATTACAAATTTTATGTCAAATAAATCGAGAGTGTTAGAAGATTCTTTGCCTTTGTTATTCATTTTTGCTGCTTTTTGTCCAATGGCGAGACATTGACGTATCATATTCTTCAACTTCAATGAGTGCCTCTGGGTTAGAAGACAACGAGTAATTTCTAGAAGCATAAACCTTTGTTCTTTTTGAACACTTTGACATAAATTCTGCATCGAATTTTGGTTGATCTTTCAACAACAACCAAGTATGCTTAACCTCAAATTTTTTACTTGTATCCTATGAGTAAATCATATGAGCATCAACTAAAACATCCTTATCTGAACTTCCATTTCTCATATGTTTATCTGCTTGTTTGTAGCACCCGTTAAACTTTTGAATAGGAGGGAGGATCCTGTTCCACCGAGATTTTAATTGAGTCCAGCTTCTACCACAAAATTGTCCACTTTGACGCACATCGTTATTGTTGTACgcatttttttatccttgtcCAATATTGCTTTGATGTTTGATCGACTCCTATAATTGAATCCTTTGGCACATTAAGCCACGATCAGACGAGAATCACATCTTCTGTCACTGAGAATGCTGTACGACTTTTTTTCCACCTGAATTTTGATCTCTTTCATCTACTTGAATACTGTCTACACCGATTGGTGATTCAATTTCATCACTAAGGGCTCAATATTGGATAAAGAAGGCCTATATTGGATAAAGGATGCATATACCACATTTGTGAGTGTGGTGAATACATAACATATTGTGATGAATTTTGAGGATTTTCACTGGTATAGGGTGGTGGTGGATACATAACATATTGTGGtggattttgaaattttttactaGTAAGGGGTGGTTGATTTTGCAAATAACTAGAGTAACATTGATAATTATGTTGATTGGGATCCattttagagaataaaaaagattgagGCTTGATaggaacaagaaaaaaaattaggattaCAAATATTGTGTCCAAAACTCCATCACATGAATCcaaatttataatgaatagTGTTCTtacggtaaaaaaaattatgtgtgcAGGGGTAACTTCAACGTTCCAattttgcactttttttttgctttgttttccttttttttttgcgaCTACTCCACTTCTCTAGAACCTTCCCCCTTCCCCACACATTGCTTCTCCCACTTTCCTACTAGAACCTTCCTTCTTCCTTGAGCCACACCACATcccaccctttttttttcttttccttaattcTCCCGAACGAAGCGAGCCACACCCACACCCCACCcttattctctcttttctccGCTAGACCTccacacccacacccacacgCCTCTTCACTCCCCCCATTTtctttctgttattttcttcagCGTGCCACCACCATTGCGTCACCACACTCGCGCCACCACCATTGCGTCATGCACCACCATCGCGACCCTTCTTCCACGCAATCACCGTCGCCCCTCGAGCCATTGTTGAGGCCCCTCCCTCGCGCAACCAAAGTCACAACCCCTTGATCTAGTGAAtttgttcttaaatttttttccattCCTAGATTACTTGTTCATCGTTCTTTAATTTTTGGTTCTatgttgttcttgtttgttttgtgttgttgttggttttatgCTCTCATTGTTCTTCTTTCCGTTGTTttccctcttcttttttttatatagtggTTGAGGttagatattaatattttaatgttaagCACCTGATCCTTATATATGaaacatttcttttttcatgAGGAATCCGTTCCGCCATAGAGACCCTTTCTAGTGCAAGGTTTTTTCACCAAACCGTATTTTGTTGCGAAGGGACCACAAAAGAACCTTGCGTTGGAGATGCTCTAAGAGAATCAAATCAACACTTATACTAAAATGAAAGTTAAATCTATATTCTTAAACCATTTGTATTATTCTATtacttatcatatttatatatttttcccttttccactttaaatattaattagagaTTAATATTTACCATTTAACCCATATGGTTGACATAGCAATGTAAGACCCAATTGCATTCACATGTAGGAAAACAATCTATTTAGTAAGAGAatctgtatttaatttttaccgttgttaatttttttgggCCAACGAGAGCCACACACCACGTGCACCACAAGTAGAGATTGGTCTTTGGCTCGGCAGATTGGGAAACATCCATTGTCTCTAACCCCCCAAAAAAATATCTAtcgttttttttcttattcttgcaACTAGTGTTTCCCGCCATTCCATACGTAACCTAAAAGATAAATATCCAATTTGGTCCTTGAATTTACAAGGCACTGACATTGGGGtccctaaaaaatgaaaaataaaataaaattttgtccttaaattttcaaaaagtgTGATAAATCCGTCATGCTGTTTATTTTCTCCATTAATCTAAACGGCTAAGCCTATGTGGCATCACTAGACCTATTTATCATAAACAAATTTTGCTTTGTGTATTGTTGAAGCCAATAGAGTAAATGTCATATGAAATTTTGCTTTTTTACTAATTGGGTAATACACAAAGAGAGGTCAACATTTATTACAATAAAGTCACAAGTAAGTCTTTCAATAATATTACTTGATGTCATTTAAATTCATGAATCTAACAATTTATCGTCAAAATGGTCTCTTTGACGTCATGATCAATGTTGTCGTCTCCGTCATTGTTGTCGTCGGCTATGAGATTGTCCCCATCGTTGAAGACCGATTGGTTCAATGTCATCTCTTCCAAAAACCCAAACCCCAAACTCAACCTCTCTAGCACAATGTACCACTAAAACATCACAACATTGAACTTAGATTCGCGATGttggagaaagagaaagagcacCAAACCTAGATCCATAAACCCAAATTCGTGGTGCTCCAAACCCAAATCTGCGGTGGTGGGAGAACAAGATGGCGCACCAAACCCATAACCAAGCATCACAATGCACCAAACACAAAATTGCGACACACCAAACCCAAATCCATAAACTAAGATCCATAGTAGTGGGAGGAAGAGACACCACACCAAATCCATAGCCAAACACTATGTgatttgttgttattgtttgatgcaatcctaccccgcaagggcattggatagaaaaactccaagtagattggaccagagatgcaagagaaggccctagggttcttatgagccttagggtagatttcgggcccatgggctaagtacgagcccacttatctttgtaaatattagattaaggtttcattatttttgggccttgtttttagggctccataatgtaggtagggtaccctagaaatataggatttttcagcccttgtattttggggcacctagactagtttttgtattaggggtagttttgtaatttcacatgcactaagtggattttgatgtgtgtggttggaaataaatttaattgaattggtagaagcccaatccagttaaattttagagggggaggtgagcattttcttactacaccccattgccacatcatatagtcacactttgtgcatgtccttcatgcttttcatgcctcatgacacctaaacacacttagtggagaatcttggaattgatcttgaattagtgggctgaaccataactaaaattcactaatcataattagtgaaattttggctccaaagtttggctccacaaattcaatttcaaattcaagtgaaatttgaatttccctcccattttgtgtgacacttaggctataaatagaggtcatgtgtgcgcatttttttcaactttgatgatttgaatattaaaattcagatttcaaagctcatttagagcacaaaatttcgtgctcttccctccctctcccttcattcatctccttcttcctccaagctcttatccatggcctcctatggtggtgaacttcttctaaactcatcttctccttgaagtggcgtctcctctctctctccctttctccattccgctgccattcatcttccaagaagcaaaggaatccattgatgaagaagatcttaagcctacaagctccaatggaacTTGCATCAttgttggtggtggtgatgatTTGAGAGCCACTAGATGGAGGTTTATGATGgtgggagaaagagaaggaCGGGTAAAACAACAAGTGGAGCAAAAGAAtctataattttgtaaaatccattgaaattttaatcacaaatcaGTTCATCCCATTCAATTAAGTGACTATTTGTTTGTATACATGACGTCACACATAATAAAGTTTCATAACATGTTGGCAAATCTATTTAAGTTAATGGTAAAATAGACTTATcacactttttaaaaatttaagaacaagattttcatatttttttatctttcagaaaataaaaatgatcatCTTACAAATTCAAcgaacaaattaaatattttcgaacacctaaaagtaaaaaaataatcgtAAAGAAGATAGAGCGAATAGCCTGTAGGGTGTTTATAACCCCACGCACGACACGAGCGAGGCGGAGagaataataaacaattaaaacaGTTGTGGGTTGTCAGCCGCGGTCTTGCACTCTTATTTGGCAGTTCTGAAAAGGACGCGCCGGGAGAGGCGCGTGGCAGATTATGGATGGTCGAACCCGCAAGCATTATATGATTGGTGTGGTGCGTGTTGCATCAGAGGTGGACGCAATTCAGAATAACAATAAAGGGTGGATGAGGATCCAGAGGTTCTTGGCCACACTGGCCATAACTGTCTCCATACTCTTGGGAAATGGAAACCCCGTTCAGTGCTTCGACGGCGGTAGCCACCAAAAACAGCAACACAGTTTGTGTGAAGAGCTCATTATCCCCTACGGTTACCCCTGCTCCGAGCATACGGTACTCTCTTTCACTCCAACTCCGgatcacaaaaataattaagtcaACTATCTCATTTCATATATCGTTGCGTTCTCTTTCTGTTTACAGAATTACAGTTaatctcaaaattgaataacggattcGTTTGTTTTGTCGCGTTTCAGATTCAAACGAAGGATGGTTTCTTGTTAGGTCTTCAACgtgtctcttcttcttcttctcttcggCTTCGGAACGATGGAGAACGAGGCCCTCCGGTTCTGCTTCTGCATGGCTTATTCATGGTCACCTCCTCATTTTAATTACTCTTCCCATTCATCACAATGCAATAAATGCTTTAACTACACTACAATTATGTTGCTTGCGTCAGTCACCTCcaacttttttgttttcaattgaaCCCGTTCCGTTTCTCAATTGGCTTTGACTCATGGATTTCACCGTCTATTATAAGTTTCCACTGTATTTGATGTCTATGAACTTTACGTATGTTGTTGTAGCTACTACAGTCCACTGCGCCTTATTTGCACGGTTTTTGGGCTGTGTTTGGGATAGTGTAAAGCTTTTCTCCTTTATACCAAACTCGAAACGAATAAACCCTCAATTTTATCTCAAACTTTACCCTCTCTCCTACATGGTCcttttaaggtaaaaaaaaaataaaaatcatgctGAGTAGTATTTTTCCCTTCCAATATTTTTCTATTGGAGCTTCTCTGATTCCTTTTACTGAACATAATGATGCGAATCGAGCTTTAATGAGTTCTAATATGCAACGGCAAGCAGTTCCGCTTTCTCAGTCCGAAAAATGCATTGTTGGAACTGGATTGGAATGCCAAGTAGCTTTAGATTCAGGGGTTTCCGCTATAGACCCCCTGAATGCCAATTAAAAATACCAATTTAGGAACTAAATTGATCGATATTCAATACTCGAGGGATTTCTTATATTATTACCTTAAGGACTACTTAGGAGAGAGGGTAATGCTTGGAAGACCAAATTAGAGGTTTATTCCACTCAATACATTTGTATCATGTTTTAACCTTTGACTTTTTTAGGGGAAGGAGAATTCTTTAACTCTTGTTAGtgtgaaattcatttttaagttttaagccGATTGATTGAATCTCAACCTTGATTTGTTGATGCCGTTTGATGCGATCAGGCAGGTGATGCATGGTTTCTAAATACTCCGGACCAATCACTTGGCTTCATACTTGCAGATCATGGTTTTGATGTATGGGTAGGAAATGTGCGTGGAACACGGTGGAGCCATGGGCATATATCTTTattagagaagaaaaaggtGGATAGCTTACTTTATCCTCTGTGTTATAAAATGTATTGAGTTCCTGTCAGTTGTTTGTGatagtttttattgttttattattttcaacaaaTCAATCTTATTacttattttctctctaagaGTCACTGGGGATACTTTCGATAAAACAGAAAACTTAGCATTGGAAGTTTGGTAGTAGGTACTGAAATTTTTAGTTATGAAATCAACAATTAAATCAcaacttttcattttgttaGTGTCTTATTATCTTTGGTGAAACAGTTGGAGTCCAAGTTTGTAATACATTTCAACATATCTGTGATGTGAGTCGTGTGACTAATTGAGCTTTTGTCCCTTTGTAGCAATTTTGGGATTGGAGTTGGCAGGAATTAGCCCTGTATGATGTTGCAGAAATGATCAATTACATTAATTCAGTAACAAACTCAAAGATATTTGTAGTTGGGCATTCACAGGTATTTATAATTCTTGACATTGCCCTTTTCACTTGCTATTTGGTGGTTGCTATaacataaattttatgtttccCATCCTTCATAGGGGACAATTATATCTTTTGCTGCCTTCACTCAACCGGAGATAGTAGAAAAGGTTGAGGCTGCAGCCCTTCTTTCTCCAATATCATACTTGGATCATATCAGTGCACCTCTTGTACTTAGAATGGTTAAGATGCACATTGATCAGGTATTTCTTACTTTGTTCCATTAATTTTCACAATTAAAGTGGATCCTTGATATGAGAAATGATTACTGGTTTTGTTCAGATGATTCTTACCATGGGCATTCATCAACTAaacttcaaaaggtttttatatttcaattttccttCTGTTCTGTTTTTATCTTATTCTCTTGCTTAAATTCTTCAATGTATTTTTAGTATGGCTGttcactttatatattttttttatttccactttCAGCGAATGGGGGGCCAGTCTCTTGGTTTCCTTATGTGATACCCGCCTAAGTTGCAACGACATGCTTTCATCCATAACAGGTGCATGTCTTTCAGACTGGCTCAGTCTATGTGCCTTTTGTCTTTTCAGAAGTATTTGATTCTGAATTCACATGCTAAGCCGTGGATGTTCATGCTGAATTTAGCTGTTTGTTGAAAATGTTATAGTCTTCTCCAATTTTGAGAACTCCAGTCTATTGTGTTTTTGAGAGTGCTAAACTGTCCTATCCAAATAATATTCTCCAAATCAAGGAGTTCTGTATTGCCATTGTCCATGGCAGGATTAAACTGATGATGGATTTATTTCTTTGTTCTCTGTTGGCTGTGCTGTTGTAAGTTTGTCCAGTTGTCCATTAGTAGGGCTGAGGCATCTCGTGTCTTTGGTTCATAAATAGATGAGTGCGCatgacatgtggagacaatGCTTCTCTGTTTGCATCTTGAAAGGATTTCTCAATCTCCCCTCCCCCCCTCCCCATTAAAGTGTCTGTACTCAGTTAAGATAAGTTGATAAGTTGATAAGTCACAGCAACCATGATACTTCCTGCTACGCGCAAGTGCCAGGaacttataatttaaaacatgTCCAAGTTTGTAATTGAGTTCAACTTGGCCCAAATAAAAGATTGCAAATTTCAGAATTTGTAAACTTTGTCTGCCCACTCATTTTAAATTGATGGATCATTGAGTTGGGTGTTATGTGAAATCTGTATCCTCTAGAGCATGAAGTGGGGGATACGGTGAGTCCTCTCATTTAGGACAGAAGGAAAGTAACAAATAGTTACAGACAGTTTGTTAGAGGGGATCTGTCAGTTAAATAGTGGGAATGAGGATGGAAGGATTCATTCTGAGTATTAGGAAATTTGTATGAAAGGGGAAACTCTTTGCAGAAGGGAATCCCTTGCAAGACAATTATTTCTGCTATTTTCATGCGGttcaaggatttttttttctcgtttCACTTTCCTGCTTCAAAATACTTTAaattagtatttaatatttagttttGTCAATAGATTTTTGGCAAGAGATGTGTTCTTACCATGAGTCAGAGTGTGCAAGTTTACAACTCTATCTGATTTTACTAATCACAAAATTATCAGTATGCAAATTAAaacatgaaattattaaatattatcatgCATGCACTTATGTCTTTCATATGCCATTATTATCTGTTATTGAGATGCTCCATTGTCATATCCTCGGGATAGGAAAAGTTATCAAAGATAGTAGAGTAAAATGTCCCAATTAAGGgtctttattattttgttttatcaacTTCCTGTGGTACTACTCCGAGATGCAAGCTTGGTCTATGGTGGAAATAAATCTATTCCTTGAATAAAGCTTAAGAAATACTTGAAAGGCAAAAGAATGGGTGGCATTTATGGTGTGGGTTATGTGGATGTGGATGGTCAGttgtttagttttgtttttgttaaaatcAAGAAATTTGTAACATATATGTAGAGTAGAAATTCATGATTTCATGGAATGGAATTCCTTTTATGCAAGGGACCAGAGTTTGGCATTCCCTTCATTTTAGGTGCTTACGAAAGAGAGAGTAACAATAAGTGTGTgaagtaaacaaaaaacagaaaaactATCCTTcccttgaaaataatttttgccaTTGCTGTTGGATCACTGAATTTACCTGAAACTCAATGTGCTGATCAAACAGTTCAGATCTGCTTACGTTGATGGCCTGGCAGAAGATATGCTCTCTTTAAGAGCTTATAGATGTAGTCTGCTAACAGATTCAGTGATTAACTATTTCAATAACTCATTTTTTGACCAATTAAATGCAAAGTTGCTCTTTTGGCTCATTCTACAAGTTTCAATAGTTTTGTtgtgtttctttgtttctttctttttttgataaatGATTCTACTCAAGACACTTTGATGAAATGACAGGTAAGAATTGTTGCTTCAACGAGTCACGTGTGGAGTTTTATCTTGAGCAAGAACCTCACCCATCATCCTCCAAAAACTTGAAACACCTTTTCCAGAGTATGCttcattatctttgatttgggTAGCCCTTAATGACACTTTCTCTGTGTCCCACTAGTAACCA comes from Glycine soja cultivar W05 chromosome 20, ASM419377v2, whole genome shotgun sequence and encodes:
- the LOC114402104 gene encoding sodium/proton antiporter 1-like, with the translated sequence MSKEISKLSNYGISFIIIIIAPREQLVFSVGLGALIFVPVFKALTGLPPYMGMLLGLCVLWILTDAIHYGESERQKLKVPQALSRIDTQGVLFFLGILLSVSSLEAAGILREIANYLDAHVPSSELIASSIGLISALIDNVPLVADGNLIAFCAGTGGSMLIIGSAAGVAFMEDGKGGLLLISGFAFAGYAAGIVPYLALHNLNISLPTLAEVPFLSGS
- the LOC114402808 gene encoding triacylglycerol lipase 1-like, which produces MDGRTRKHYMIGVVRVASEVDAIQNNNKGWMRIQRFLATLAITVSILLGNGNPVQCFDGGSHQKQQHSLCEELIIPYGYPCSEHTIQTKDGFLLGLQRVSSSSSLRLRNDGERGPPVLLLHGLFMAGDAWFLNTPDQSLGFILADHGFDVWVGNVRGTRWSHGHISLLEKKKQFWDWSWQELALYDVAEMINYINSVTNSKIFVVGHSQGTIISFAAFTQPEIVEKVEAAALLSPISYLDHISAPLVLRMVKMHIDQMILTMGIHQLNFKSEWGASLLVSLCDTRLSCNDMLSSITGKNCCFNESRVEFYLEQEPHPSSSKNLKHLFQMIRKGTYSKYDYGKLKNLIEYGKFNPPKFDLSRIPKSLPLWMAYGGNDALADITDFQHTLKELPSTPEVVYLENYGHVDFILSLQAKQDLYDPMISFFKSSGKFSSV